The stretch of DNA gaggaagaagaggaataCTACAAATTGTTGGTTGAGTACAAGGACGTCTTCGCTTGGAGCTACAAGGAAATGCCTGGACTAAGCCCAAAAATTGCAGCTCATCGATTGGCAATCAAAAAAGAAATCAGTCCTAGAAAGAAATCTCAACATCGCTTTAGGACGAAGCTTATACCTGAAATCGAAAAAGAGGTTAACAAACTTATTGAGGCTGGATTTATCCGTGAAGTCAGATATCCTACCTGGATAGCCAACATTGTTCCAATCAGAAAGAAAAATGGGCAACTACGTGTATGCGTCGACTTCAGAGATCTTAATGATGCATGcccgaaggatgacttccctttgccagtcACAGAGTTGATGATTAACGCAACCACTGGTCACGAAGCACTCTCATTCATGGATTGTACTGCTGGTTACAATAAAATACATATTGGACCTGAAGATCAAGAAGCATCAGGTTTTCGAACCCCAAAAGGAATCttctgctacacggtcatgccatttggattaAAGAATGCTGGCGCTACGTACCAACGCGCAATGCAAAAGATATTTGATGACATGTTGCATAAAACAATAGAGTGCTATGTTAATGACGTGgttgtcaaatcaaagaaaagagaatACCATATCAAAGATCTTAGAAACGTCTTTGAGagacttagaaaatgtcaactcaagatgaatccactCAAATGTGCATTTGGTGTAACATCCGGGAAGTTCTTAGGGTTTGTGGTCAGGCACAGAGGCGttgaaattgaccaaacaaaaatcaaagccaTCAATGAAATGCCGGAACCAAAGACGCTGAAAGAGCTGCGCGGATTGCAAGGACGTTTGGCATACATTCGAAGGTTCATCTCTAACCTAACAGGACGTTGTCAGCCGTTCATTcatctcatgaaaaaggatgctccattTAAGTGGGATGAAAAATGCAAACATGCTTTTGATAGCATAAAAAAGTACCTAGCTAGTGCACCAGTGTTGGGGGCACCGATTCCAGGAAAACCGCTCATTCTATACATCGCCGCACAAGAACGTTCGCTGGGGGCAATGTGTGCGCAAGAAATTGAAAACCGCAAGGAAAGAGCACTCTACTACTTGAGTCCTTGGTTGGAGCTGAATTAAATTACTCGCCTATAGAGAAGATATGTCTTGCTTTGGTGTTCGCCATCCAGAAGTTGAAGCACTACATGCAGGCGCATACCATACACGTGGTCTCAAAAGCTGATCCAATCAAGTACATGCTCTCAAGACCAGTCTTATCTGGAAGACTTGCGAAATGGGCAGTGTTATTTAAACAGTATGACTTATTGTTTGTGTCTCAAAATGCAGTAAAAGGTTAGGTTATTGTAGATTTCTTCGGTGATCATCCAGTCTCGGCAGAGTGGGAACTTTCAGACGAACTACCAGGAGAAGAAAGTGGACATTTTACCTCCATGGCAGATGTACTTCGACGGTGTTGTAAGGCGAGACAGATCTGGAGCAGGAGTTGTGTTCATATCTCCGCAAAACCATCTAATGCCATTCTCATTTACACTCACATTGTTTTGCTCAAATAACGTGGCAGAATACCAACCTTTGACATTAGGTCTTCAAATGGCAATTGAAATAGACGTAAGGGACATGAATATTTACGGAGACTCACAATTGGGGATCAGCCAAGTTCTCAATGAGTATGAGGTAAGAAAGGAAGACTCGATTCCTTACCATCGACAGGCGTTACAACTGCTTAATCAACTTGACTCCATCAATATTGGTCATGTACAGAGGAGCGCCAATAAGTTGGCGGACGCGCTTGCTAACCTTGCAGCCACTTTGGCACTGGGGGCAGAAGAATCTATGCAAGTGCCAGTCTGCAATTGATGGGCAATATCTTTGTTTGATAGAGTAGAAGATATAGATACAACAAACATGATTTGCGTCTACACGGTTCATGAAGATGACTGGCGCCAACCTATCATCGATTTCTTGGACCACCAAAAATTACCCAATGATCCCAGGCACAAGGTAGAGGTACGCCGACTTGCTCGAAAATTTCTTCATTACAAAGGGGCGCTCTACAGAAGCTCCTTCTTAGGACATTGGTTGAGGTGTCTAAATAAAGATGAAGCCACTGAAGCAATGCACGAAGCTCGTTCTGGAATTTGTggcattgtagatacccagtatctgctgagactccaacaaatacccgatgattatcggactacaacatgttttggaatcgcggtgtttgatcgacagtttgtgtacaactttacgtcggaaaacttaaaacgatttcgaaaataaaacatttcaaaacatttgaaaaatacctggagtgtttaatgcacgacgacggggtcacaatgacactaactagagtaaaaaccgacaccggaccaaaaaccgacttaaaaattcaaatcccgagtccaacaacgagtcaaaccgagtcaaccacaaaaaaccaaacatttcaaaccttctaccttaagttttcccggattcatgaatggtgaagtaccaaacatgtgactacaaaacctaggatagaacaaatcatgattgcgtttgttgtgaaagtgacaacacagctcgaagacccgcgatgtggctcgcgcctctttgagcagcccaggtggccacgtcgctcaaaactcacacaaccactcattctcctataaatatccctcaaatgccacccatttgagacttacgcgagtgtccgccccctcttttctcccttaaaattctcgacttgaCTTCTTAAGTAACAACCCGacacgtatttacgacctaccgatcgtaaacacgagccttacacattgtttggtaccgtcatcgtgcattaaaccacttgaccgaccatttcgaccactacaccatcactaaacttttaaaacactctttttacttaccaaaacggttttaaaccgagttttttccgatcaaacgagtttttacacttacgtcggtcactcgccataaccaaacatgtaagtatgagggtgtaaaaatcctcttttattatgttttcatttgcttcatgactctaacatgctaaaacatgcataacatgaaccaaaacatggaataaacgagccaaaactgatttttggtctgagacagaagccccttaggtcgccaactagctcgcgcctaaatggggtattcagaccagagatcaaccgtgtttgttctcgtcatttcccttaatccatttttcatatttgtaatcagttttcaccatttcaagtattttcgaacctttgttgttttatttcacatgttttaaccataaagcatttttcacccttggttcttcataccatgacggttaaatccgtgtttcggtgataatatttggttaatgacatttaaaaggtattttaaagccttttatttcatttatttacattttcaaacaaacatattagtcaccaacacaaagtcatccttggttctacataccatgccggattttaacccgggtacgatgatgagtatcgactaattacattcaaatggacttaaaacaattagtccataatcattttcaaaactattcatgtcaagtttgtcaaattgaacccgacaccgaatattatcaaataatgatgattattcgagtctagttcttcaaatcaacaaatacggtctaaacgaccccttcaaatcaaaccgggttcaaatacccatttccaacacgttttataacgttttctaaaaggtcagaacacggcacataaaccgtgggctaacccgcgcctaaacaggctctccttttctcattttcaaaaccagagggaggccccttacaccgccggctggctcgcgcctcatatagccgacCGGTGCAGGGGCTTGTTCCttcaaagattagtctaggacgatcccgactccggttaacccggatataggacggatcagatgactatttgattatccaaaaccatatttgcaaaatgtcttactaagacaaatggatcatgttatgcaccctaaacctaatacggtaaatggatgtttaatttccgtcttgcatacaaatcaaccattaatccaactcgacatcttatactttatacttggattaaatcaaccaacttagaaagctctcacatgttaggtttaaatcattggatgcgcattcatgcatttaaaccgttttatcaacttttgcattcaaccaaccaagatcgatcagtagaggccgctaaacgcgggcgggattgggtgtctgattaaagggcttcccaatacgtaccttcacctctcactcagaaactttggatagtggacgaccttatccagggcgtacgagagtcattctagagataggatgctaaagagggacgatttccttatctttagtacctatgtcaaacgctgctttgtgcttcgatttgaccgaggtataaagtggaattcgaacgggttccaggcatcccataaatgcttggtggcgactccgaacatctctaatcgtttcgagacccttctcgagacgaaaccgaccgatctaaaatgatccggtcaaaagcatttttacgccgtcgagcgtggctttcaaaagaccgttgcatgtccacagattggcttggcgtgcaggtggcccgtgactacggaccggtaggtggcccaaatccacagaccgagacgtggcccatgcccACAGCTCTACAGAAGCTCCTTCTTAGGACATTGGTTGAGGTGTCTAAATAAAGATGAAGCCACTGAAGCAATGCACGAAGCTTGTTCTGGAATTTGTGGCGCTCACCAATCTAGACCTAAACTTTATGATTGTGTAAAAAGAATGGGGTATTACTGGCCAACCATGGTTCAAGACTGCATGGACTTCGCGAAAAAGTGTCAACCTTGTCAGTTCTACGCAAACTTCATACATCAGCCGCCAGAGCCGTTACACCCGACTGTAtcttcatggccctttgaagcttggggactCGACATTGTGGGACCTCTTACTCTGAAAGCCTCAAATGGACACGAGTATATTCTTGCTGGTACTGATTATTTCTCAAAATGGGCAGAAGCCATCACATTACGGGAAGTCAAGAAGGAAAATGTTGTGAATTTCATCCGAACTCAAATAATATATAGATATGGTGTACCACAACGTATCATAACCGATAATGGGAAACAGTTCGATAACCATCAAATGACAAGCTTAGGAGAGAAGTTCAAATTCAGATAGTACAAGTCATCGATGTACAACGCTCCTGCAAATGGTTTGGCTGAAGGCTTCAACAAGACACTTTGTAACTTGTTGAGAAAAGTAGTAGAAAAATCAAAGCGAGATTGGCATGAAAGAATTGGCGAGGCATTGTGGGCCTATCGTACCACATACAAAACTCCTACTCAAGCAACCCCGTATGCGTTGGTGTCTGGAGTAGAGGCTGTGTTACCGTTAGAAATGCAGATCTCATCCTTACGCATTGTTATTCAAGAGGAACTTACAGAAGATGAAAATGACAAGTTACGTTTAGCagagttggaggcacttgatGAAAAAATACTAGAGGCCCAACAAAAGCTCCAATGCTATCAAGCAAGGTTGTCACGAGCTGTAACGCCCCCGAAAAGCAGGCAtgcagctcaaaatagctctttttattaataatagacagcatcggaattacaagggcgtcaccgccgtattcccccttcggagaatacaaggcttTGACAAATATAAAGATAAATACACTTTTTAAAGCTAaaaagataacaactttatataCTATAATTATTCATCCTAAGTCATTGATCATATCTGAaattcctcacacttgaccttccccgATACTTGTACCtaaaaaagaatgaaagtaacggaatcagccaaccacaggctgagtatgactccagtcATCTCCACCGGCCTTACTTTCCTCATTTTGATATTTTAACACATGGGTGCAATTGAATCATAAAATAGACATGCACAACCTGTCATTTCAATATGGAACATTTCATTTTACTCTTATACTGGTCTACCAATATTAAAAAGAGAGACATTACGGAGCCGAAACTCCTCCGGGCCAAGCCCACCTCCATGTACATAAGATAAGAAATCCGGGTCTGAGACCCATCTCGGCCATTGCCGGATAACATAATTATCATTCATATGGGGCCATACTTTCCCCTCCCCTCATTCCATCATATGGGTCATACTCCCCCATCCCCTCCTTCCATGTACACAGGACAGAATAATGTCGTCTCTATCCAATAATCGTATCCcaaatgctacaattggccaatagtACATTATAACGACTGCACTATTATCACAGCATACATTCATAAGACGGTAATTAATATAACATTTGAGCAGTATAACAATTAtaagatgaaattaacaataaaactagTATAACATGTTATTTCTACTATCTTATTTCAAGTGTaaacaattacttatatcgacgaagggtcccgaaatcgtaccttatttttagagagaattaGTGGTATAAATGAAATTTTATAACCCACTTATCGCTTTCTTATTGGTATTCGTATTCGAGTAAGATGATATATAAACCCGTAAAATGTTATCAAAAAATAGTGTTGCGCAACTTTCTATTTATAGTAAAGGAAACTTAGCTTAGAAGCAAACTAATTGGATAACACTTTCCAATTGACTTCCACGTAATTTGACAAAGAATACATGGCattcaaatatttcaaaactACATGTTGGAGGCCACGTTGATTTAGTACCAAATTATAGTTCCGTCTTGTTATCTTATGTACCCGTCTTTTCGATATTAACTATATTTTCGTATAAGcggataaaaaaaaaatcataagggTTAATTAATAATATATATTCTCACCATTAATCTTTGTGCCCAtatcaaaggggaagaaaatagcaaattggagggagtattattttattattattattattattattattattattattattattattattattattattattattattattattattattattattattattattattattattttattattattatttttttcgggatattacattctaccctccttaaaataagtttcctcccgaaacttgaaaatatagaaaatgaaaaagtttaaACTTCACTTTCTCAAAATTCAAGAAAGTTATAAAAACTTAACTTAATAAAAATCTTTCaataatatttatgaaatgatTGAAGAAAAGATACACCTTATATAATGGAAGACATGAATTCTCGTCGCGAACAAGAATTCGAGTAATCAAATTCAAAGATAAACTCAAATGCGTTTGTAGGCGCTAAACTAGTTATTAGACGTCATTAATAACAAGTCCTAGCATCCCAACAACTGCACAAGGCCAACGAAaaacaaaattgaaaatttcattttcaaatcttaaTAAAGATAACCATTTATTTTCTGAATGTACAACATTAAATTATTAAAATGCACCAAAGACAAACTTGAACTAATTAAAAATTTTCGTTATACGTGAAACTGTTTGAGTATCAAAATTTCGAAACCATGGAAACAACACCAATTTGAAATAAGCGGAAAGACACAGAGTAGAAATTTGAAAGGTAGAGTGTCTCTAAACTTGACAAAAGCTATGTCTTAttctaataaattaaacatgacTCACCTATTTTCTTAATATATATGACTAACAATATGAGATAAGTAACTCATGCAATTTACATCCACAAAGAAAACAAAACACGCAAACTATAATTAAATCAACGTACTTATTAACTTAAATGAGCAATCATGCATGGCCATGTTACATTTATCCTCCTCCACTTTTAAGCTATGTTTTTGGCATCACTTGTACGAGTTAGAATAATGTACTACATATATGAAGAAAATGAAATGATCAAATACAAGAATCACATAAATAAACGAATACActtttaataaataaaaaaatatgtaTAAGAGCACTAGTCTTACAATAATATCTAATCCTCGTAAAATCTACCCATTCTCTCTATTACTCAGTTTCTATATTAGTCTATTTGTCTCAAGTTTAATATACTAGGTCCAAATATCTTTTCTCTGCTAGACGTGTGGTCGAAGGCTCAACACGCGGTTGCagagtggctctgataccattctgtaacgcccccgaaaagcagacaggcagctcaaaatagctctttttattaataatagacagcagcggaattataagggcgtcaccgccgtattcccccttcggagaatacaaggcttTGACAAATATAAAGATAAATACACTTTTTAAAGCTAaaaagataacaactttatataCTATAATTATTCATCCTAAGTCATTGATCATATCTGAaattcctcacacttgaccttcgccgatacttgtacctgaaaaagaatgaaagtaatggaatcagccaaccacaggctgagtatgactccagtcATCTCCACCGGCCTTACTTTCctcattttaatattttaataatgtCTCACAAGGCTGTGTGATAGGTCACATGGGTGCAATTGAATCATAAAATAGACATGCACAACCTGTCATTTCAATATGGAACATTTCATTTTACTCTTATACTGGTCTACCAATATTAAAAAGAGAGACATTACGGAGCCGAAACCCCTCCGGGCCAAGCCCACCACCATGTACATAAGATAAGAAATCCGGGTCTGAGACCCATCTCGGCCATTGCCGGATAACATAATTATCATTCATATGGGGCCATACTTTCCCCTCCCCTCATTCCATCATATGGGTCATACTCCCCCATCCCCTCCTTCCATATACACAGGACAGAATAATGTCGTCTCTATCCAATAATCGTATCCCAAATGCTACAATTCGCCAATAGTACATTATAACGACTGCACTATTATCACAGCATACATTCATTAGACGGTAAttaatataacatttgagaagTATAACAATTAtaagatgaaattaacaataaaactaatataacatGTTATTTCTACTATCTTATTTCAAGTGTaaacaattacttatatcgacgaagggtcccgaaatcataccttatttttagagagaattaGTGGTATAAATGAAATTTTATAACCCACTTATCGCTTTCTTATTGGTATTCGTATTCGAGTAAGATGATATATAAACCCGTAAAATGTTATCAAAAAATAGTGTTGCGCAGCTTTCTATTTATAGTAAAGGAAACTTAGCTTAGAAGAAAACTAATTGGATAACACTTTCCAATTGACTTCCACGTAATTTTACAAAGAATACATGGCattcaaatatttcaaaactACATGTTGGAGGCCACGTTGATTTAGTACCAAATTATAGTTCCGTCTTGTTATGTTATGTACCCGTCTTTTCGATATTAACTATATTTTCATATAAGCGGATAAAAAAAATCATAAGGGTTAATTAATAATATATATATTCTCACCCTTAATCTTTGTGCCCAtatcaaaggggaagaaaatagcaaattggagggagtattattttattattattattattattattattattattattttattattttattattattatttatttatttcgagATATTACAcgagcattcaacaaaaaagtaCGTCCTCGTTCTTTTCAAGTAGGAGACCTAGTACTTGCAATACGAAGACCAATTATCACCTCTCACAAGCCGGTTGGCAAGTTTACCTCCAAGTGGGATGGTCCGTACGTGGTACAAGAAGTTTACACAAATGGTGCATACAAGATTGTGGATGAAGACGGCATGCTCATAGGCCCAATAAATGGGAAATTTCTCAAACGTTACTACTCTTAAAACAACAtaggctcctaagcaagagcgtaaactgcaagcctttatgaactacgtcggcttgatcttgtgAAGTATTGTTTCTACTTTGGAAGTACGTAGGCAACTTGGGTGAACATGTAGC from Silene latifolia isolate original U9 population chromosome 10, ASM4854445v1, whole genome shotgun sequence encodes:
- the LOC141607219 gene encoding uncharacterized protein LOC141607219, with the protein product MYNAPANGLAEGFNKTLCNLLRKVVEKSKRDWHERIGEALWAYRTTYKTPTQATPYALVSGVEAVLPLEMQISSLRIVIQEELTEDENDKLRLAELEALDEKILEAQQKLQCYQARLSRAVTPPKSRHAAQNSSFY